acacgcaATAACTCAAGCACAGCGGAAATTAAACCAAATGGAATTAgaaatttttggtattttctggattttatgaagtaaacaacaaaacaagacgataaataaaatgatagataaaagaatccaccaccaagattcgtaaaggccaagccaccagaatcaaggataaaggaaacactccaacccaccactatgtttgataaaggtctagccaccacaaacacagataaaggaatcgaagatgttggatctcaccactatattagataaaggacgaaccaccacaaatatagataaagggatcactccaaaccacgaagttcaaagatctataaaggtaaatgaagatttttaagaaatagaggctgctctattaatttcattcaactcaaTATAATCTGTTTTAACAATAAGAAATGAGCCTCTATTTATAGCCACTAATGCTATTTTCTATAATTATagaaatacaataataaataaaataaaaggctGTCATAGACATCAAGGGCCATCACTACTTTTAGACAACCAATAGAAAAAGGGCATGTGCAGCTTCTAAAATTATTCCCTTGGAAATGGTCCCCAAAATTGTCACATGCAAACCGTTAGAAAAGGTGTCACATCCACATGTCCATTCTTATCCATAAGCTTCTAGAACATTCTGATGTGTATGCTTCTTATTGGATGAAAGTAACTAGGTGACAAAATTCTGAAGTGGATCTGGTGGCCTAATCTAAAGGATCTTTACTGAAACATGAATCTAAAGGATCCCATCTTGAGCGTGAATCTGAAGCAACTCATCTGGAGCGTGAATCTGAAGCAACTCACTAGAGTTATCATCTGAAGCTGTCCACTGAAATGGTTCACTGGAGTTTGACTGAGATAACTTTACTGAAGTAAATCTGAAATCCATTTTTGAAGCCTCGTGACTGGAGCAAGTTACTGGAGCTTTATCTGACGAGTCTTCACTAGAGTTGTTAGCTAAAAGGTTGATGAAACAAGAGTGATACGCTTCTTTACTGATGTGAGACAAGTTATTTCTGAAACTCAAAATGAAATCGGCTACTGAAGTGAATGACTGAGAACTGGTAACTGGTAATTGGTCACTGGTTAGTAGCACTTCTGAAATGAAGTTACTGAAGACTTGTTTCTGAAGTGTTTTGCTTTCTGATCTGAGCAGTGGCTGATCACATCTGGTGATGACTACTTTAATGAACGTGGTCAGTTGAAGTTGTTTCAATGAGGTTTGTTCAGATGGAGTTATCAGTTCAGAACCTTCTTCCAGTTCAGAAACTTCTCTCACCTCAGAAATTCCTTTCAGTTTAGAATTTCCTTTCAGCTCAGAAAGTTCTTTTACTTTAGAAAATCCTTTCAGCTCAGAAACTTCTTTCAGCTCAGAAATTTCTTTTAGTTCAGAAATTTCTTTCAGCTCAGAAATTTCTTTCAGCTTAGAAATTCTTTTTGGTTCAGATGACTTGGGCATTCTTGTATCAAGTATATTGCTAATAAAGGGTGATCCATTTTCGGTTCAAATGACTTTTCGGTTCACCTTTTGGATCTTTGTCTATTGATATTGCTATGCGTGAGTTTAAAGAGTGTATTGAGGATATTGAAATGGTTGATGTTAATAAATCAGGGCTTCATTTCTTAAGAAAATAGATAAGGTTATGGCAAATGCTGAATTTTCGAATATTTTTATTGGTGCGAATGCAATTTTCCAGCCTTATCGTATCTCAGATCACACTCCGGCAGTTCTTAGGATTCCTATGATGACAACATCGAAGCACAAACCGTTTAAGTTCACAAACCTGTTAGTTCATCATGATGATTTTGGTTCGATTGTGGAAGCATATTGGGGAGGTTATGTGAAGGGGGTCCCTATGTACAGATTAGTTAAAAAGcttaaaagtttaaagaaaCCTTTTCGTAAGCTCTTGTTTGACAAAGGCAATATCCATGCTAAAGTAAATAGATTGAGAGTGGAGTTGGATACGGTTCAAAAAGATTTGGATAGTGACCCAGATAATTATCATCTTTGTGAAGAAACTACTGCATATTTAAATGCTTATCAAGAGGTTGTTTTAGATGAGGAGAGATTCTTAAAACAAAAGGCAAAAATCAATTGGTTAAGTGTCGGGGATTCTAATTTAGCATACTTCCATAAAGTTGTTAAAAGTCGTGCAACTAGAGGACGAATTGATTCTATTTTGGATGCTAATGGGACTCGTGTTGATGGAAATGATGTGCCTCCAGTGTTTCTTGATCATTTTTCAAACTTCTTGGGTAAACCAGGTTTCGTTCAGCCACTTGATCTTGATGGTTTGTTTTCTAATAGGTTGACTATTGATCAAGGCCATGATATGATTGGTGAGGTGTCGGATGAGGAGATAAAGAACTCGATCTTTTCAATGGCTGATGATAAAGCTCCTGGACCTGATGGTTTCATGGTGGCTTTTTTCAAGAAAGCATGGAATATTAAAGGTGATGATGTTACCAAAGCAATGAAAAACTTCTTTTTGACGGGTACTTTACTTAAAGAAGTTAATCATACTATTATTTCGCTACTGCCTAAGGTTAGTGCACCTACCCGTGTAAATGATTTCCGTCCCATATCACTCTGTAATGTGGTATTTAAATGCATCACAAAGATTATTGAAAATCGTATAAAGGATAAGTTGACAGATTTGGTCTCAATCAACCAATCTACCTTTGTTCCTGGTAGGCGGATTACGGATAACATTCTTTTAACACAAGAATTGATGCATAACTACCATCTTGATAGGGGCCCTCCCCGATGTGCTTTTAAAGTTGATATTCAAAAGGCGTATGATATGATAGATTGGCAGTTTTTGAAAGTTATCTTGTTGAGCTTCGGTTTCCCTGATAAATTGATATCTTGGATTATGGAATGCATTACCACTACCTCGTTTTCAGTTTGCATAAATGGGTCACTTTATggtttttttaaaggaaaacgtGGGCTTCGTCAGGGTGATCCATTGTCGCCATATTTATTCACTCTCGTTATGGAGGTATTGTCCTTGTTATTGCAGCGCAGAATTAGGAATGCAAGGGAGTTTCGTTATCATCACCATTGTAAGGAATTGAATATTACTAATGTTTGCTTTGCGGATGATCTGTTTATTTTTTTGCGTGGGGATGTCCAATCTGCTAGGGTGGTTTGGGAATCGCTTGAAGAATTTAAGGCTGTTTCTGGGCTTGATCCAAGTCTTCCGAAGAGTACAGCTTATTTCTGTAATGTGTTGAATCATGTGAAGATGTCGATTTTGAATATTCTACCTTTTGAGGAAGGCAGGTTACCGGTAAAGTATCTTGGTGTTCCTTTAGTTTCTTCAAGACTAGTTTATAGAGATTGCAAGGAATTACTTGAAAGGGTTCATAATCGTATAAGTAACTGGAAGagtaagtttttatcttttgcGGGGCGCCTTCAGCTAGTTCAATCGGTTTTATCTTCTATGCATATTTATTGGTCTTCGGTATTCATTTTGCCTACTCGAGTGACAATTGAAATTGAACAGATGTTGCGTGGGTTTCTTTGGAGTCAAGGTACCCTTGGAAAAGGTAAAGCAAAAGTTTCTTGGGATGTGGTATGCCTTCCTAAGCAAGAGGGTGGGTTGGGAATCCGACGATTAGAAACCAGTAATGTTGTGTTAATGGCGACCCATATTTGGAATCTTTTAACGGTAAAGGAGTCATTATGGGTCAAATGGGTGCATAAATATCGACTAAGAGGCAGGAGCTTTTGGGATATTCCGTTAAGGGGTAATATGCCTTGGAGTTGGAGAAAGTTACTAGCAATTCGTCCTCTTGTTCGAAATCATTTTTGGCATTCTTTGGGTGATGGACAAAATACGTTTGCATGGCATGATACCTGGGCAACTTGCTGTCCTATTATAGATATCGTCTCTCATCGTATGATTAAAGAGGCTGGTTATTAGTCACATTCTAAAGTTGCTGAGATTGTTGAAAATGAGACATGGAGGCTGCCGTCGTCTTGGGACTACCGTATTTTAAATACTAACGTGCCTTTATTGCAGGAACATATAATGGATTCGATAAAATGGCGTACAAATGCAAGAGTTTTACATAGTTTTGCGGTGTCTTTAGCTTGGGATGACTTGCGTGTACGAGCACCTTTGGTGGATTGGTATCATATTGTATGGTACAAACAATGTATTCCTAAATACTCTTTCCTTTTGTGGCTAGTTATGAATCGGAAACTCAAAACACAAGACATGCTTAATCAATGGGATGTCCAACATACCTCTTTAGCTGTTATATGTCCATTGTGCTCAACACAACCAGACTCTCATACTCATTTGTTTTTCGACTGCCCATTTTCTTCAAGAGTATGGGATGGAGTTAATAAAATTGCTGGTTTTTCGTTACATGGGGAAGCTGGGTTGATGTGTTACATGATTTGAAGAAGATTGCAAGAAAAAATATGTTCATAGTGTTATTTCAAAGTTGATTCTTGCAGGGGTTGTTTACAACATTTGGCAAGAAAGGAATAACCGTTTATTTAATTAGTCAAAACAATCTGAAGACCAATTAATCCAGATTATTGTCTCGACTACTAGATTGAAGTTGATGACTTTTCGGTTTAAAAGCAATAGAAGAACGGAGGCAGCACTTTCACATTGGAAGTTACCTTCATCACTACTCATTCCAACGTAGTGATTAGTTTTTACCTATCTAGTTTCTTTCTTGTGTTATcgtattattatgttttgttaagtAAGCTAGATAGGTTTGGTTTGTTTAAGTGAGTGGCATGTCACTCGCTTTAGGTAATTTGTTTGTTGCTTTGATTTCTTGTACGTGTATTAAGCCAACATGACATCTAGTCATGTTGCCtacattttattgatttttgggTATCACACAGCTAACTGGGGTATAATTATGCCCTCTTACCCAATAATAAAGGATAACCAAGGGTAATTGGTTGCTTGCTGAACTTCGATTAGCAAATATACAAACCAACCTTTTATGTGGAAATGGACCGGGGTCATTTCCGCATCAATCTTTTCCTCTTTTTTGGGACTTGCCCTCAAGTCCTTAAAGTAAGGCTTTGAGTTTTCATTTCTAAACATCTTCAGGTCATAAATTTCTGATAATCCTAACCCGGTAACAAAGCTTGATTTTTCAGATTTCTtaaataaaagaatttccaGCACATCAACTTCAAAGATTGTTGATAGAGAGTGAGAAAGTTCGAGATCCATTATGGACTCAAGAACTAACGGATACGAAGCTCAATCAAACTTGGAAAAATCAACAAAGACCAGATTATTCTCTTCAATACTTGTTGTAACGATGAGCTCATTTATCATGATATTACACTTCTCTAACCATACATACAAATCACGTTCTTTCAACTCAAGAAGGACCAGAATTATAAAGCTCAAATGTGTTTCAACACACATATCGATCAGATTGTATTTCATCTTACAATTGATCTTACAATTGATCTTACAATGAAGTCTATACTCATTCTCGACTTGCTGCTCATTAGTTCTTATAAGACCAGACACATATAACTTCATTTTCACCTCGTACTCAACTTTCCGATCAGctttaagataaaataaaaagtgttgtTGATTAACCTTAGGATCAGCCAACAAATCATATTCCAGATGACTTAATGGGTTTAACATTTCAGCAAACCTTCTCACAAAATGAGAATAAACAAAAGTATCATGTTCTAAACCCTTTCTATACTCAACTAGACTAACAAATAATTCATTTTCGACCTTAGTCTTCATTTTACATTTAACCTTCCCACTGGCTTCAAGATCGAATGAAAAGTGTTGCTGAGTGGTTTTAAAATCAGCAAACAAATCAGCCTCCAAGTAGGAATTTTcaacattttaaaaatgaattatcACATAAGCATCTTTCTTCACACCTTCCAAAACGATATTTGTCGGTTCTACTCTAGACTTCAATATGAATTGTTGATGATTACCCAGAAAATCAACCcttaaagttttaaacaaaCTCGACATTTCAGCCCACCCAATGGCCTTATCATACTTATACATATCAACAGGAACAAATAATGAATTCACTTCAGCCTTAATCATTTCATCAGACCATAAACGATTAAGAGTGACTTGCCTCTTCGAACACGCAATGAACTAGTGTTCAAGTGAACATCATGACAATTATTATCAAGTACCAAAATAGGAGCATGCATAGGAATAACACAAAAATCCAGACCATAATAATCGAATTTGAAAATAAACACAAGTGTTCGGTTAGTAATTGTTACCCCTATTCCCTTCCTTAAGCCATTGAGTTGTAACTGGTAGTGACTTAGTAGGCACAAAGTTCGTCATTAGGCATATAGACATTGCATGTTGAACTTCAACTGATGGATCTTCAGTTGACACTTCAGTTGACTCGTCAGTTGTATCTTCAGTTACAAACACCAACAggataaaaagattaagaaaactTTTTCAAACCTGGCTCTAATACCAAATTTGATGCGTAAAACACGCGAATAACTCAAGCACAACGGAAATTAAACCAAATggaattagatatttttggtattttctggattttatgaaataaacaacaaaacaagacgataaataaaatgatagctaaaagaatccaccaccaagattcgtaaaggccaagccaccggaatcaaggataaaggaaacactccaacccaccactatgtttgataaaggtttagccaccacaaacacagataaaggaatcaaaGATTTTGGAtgtcaccactatatttgataaaggacgaaccaccacaaatatagataaaaggaTCACTCCAAagcaccaagatcaaagatctataaaggtaaatgaagatttttaagaaatagaggctgctctattaagttcattcaactcaacataatctgtttttacaatgagaaatgagCCTTTATTTATAGCCACTAATGCTATTTTCTAGAATTAaagaaatacaataataaataaaataaatggcTGTCATAGACATCAATGGCAACCATTACTTTTAGACAACCAATAGAAAAAAGGCATGTGCAACTTCTAAAATTATTCCCTTGAAAATGGTCCCCACAATTGTCACATGCAAACCGTTAGAAAAGGTGTCAAATCCACATGTCTATTCTTATCCATAAGCTTCTAGAACATTCTGATGTATCTGCTTCTTATTGGATGAAAGTAACTAGGTGACAAAATTCTAAAGTGGATCTGGTGGCCTAATCTAAAGGATCTTTACTGAAACATGAATCTGAAGGATCCCATCTTGAGCGTGAATCTGAAGCAACTCATCTGGAGCGTGAATCTGAAGCAACTCATTGGAGTTATCATCTGAAGCTGTCCACTGAAATGGTTCACTGGAGTGTGACTGAGATAACTTTACTGAAGTAAATCTGAAATCCATTTCCGAAGCCTCGTGATTGGAGCAAGTTACTATAGCTTTATCTGACGAGTCTTCACTAGAGTTGTTAGCTAAAAGGTTGTTGAAACAAGAGCAATACGCTTCATTACTGATGTGAGACAAGTTATTTTTGAAACTCAAAATGAAATCGGCTACTGAAGTGAATGACTGAGAACTGGTAACTGGCAATTGGTCACTAGTTAGTAGCACTTCTGAAATGAAGTTACTGAAGACTTGTTTCTGAAGTGTTTTGCTTTCTGATCTGAGCAGTGGCTGATCACATCTGGTGATGACTACTTTAATGAACGTGGTCAGTTGAAGTTATTTCAATGAGGTTTGTTCAGATGGAGTTATCAGTTCAGAACCTTCTTCTAGTTCAGAAACTTCTCTCGGCTCAGAAATTCCTTTCAGTTTAGAATTTCCTTTCAGCTCAAAAAGTTCTTTTAGTTCAGAAAATCCTTTCAGCTCAGAAATTTACAGTTCAGAAATTTCTTTCAGCTCAGTAATTTCTTTCAGCTCAGAAATTCTTTTCGGTTCAGATGACTTAGGCATTCTTGTATCAAGTATATTGCTAATAAAGGATAACCAAGGGTAATTGGTTGCTTGCTGAACTTCGATTAGCAAATATACAAACCAACCTTTTATGTGGAAATGGACCGGGGTCATTTTCACATCactaaactaacaaaacaaaaatcttttttggtttttttcaattttacaaatgtttttggatttttcaatataagaaacgaaaaataaaataaattgaaataaaaatacacgggttgcctcccaagaagcgcATAAATTATTTAAGAGTCGTTAGGTAGACTCATTCCTACAATCACTCATTGAACCCACTACAACTCCCATCACATCCTCTTCTTCATGATACACTTTTAATCTTTGACCATTAACTATAAATGACGTTCCATTCGACCTAAATAATTCCACATACCCCGTAGGATAAACATGTTTAATAACAAACGGTCCAGTCCATCTAGAggtcaatttaggttgtttaAACTTGTACTTAGAAAGGaacaacaacactttatcaCCAACCTTAAAATCTTTCATCCGAAGCTTACGATCATGCCAAACTTTAGTCCTCTTCTTATAGAGCCTAGAATTGTCATAAGCTTGCAATCGAAGTTCATCAAGTTCATGCAGTTGTAAAAACCTCAACTCACCCGCCTCCATCAATGTGACAACCATCATCTGAGCGTATTTTCCCGAAGTACTTTTCCTGGTCGTCTTTAGTTCATTCCGTTCaactcgagaacaggaggaatactagttgtcttgtggaaatgccgaATTAAGTGACATACTTAAAATTTAaccaattaaagatttaatgaacaaatatggtcatatttatattcgtttgaaagctattgaaaagttacatttaaatgTGTCGACAAAATGAATTTGCGAGTCTCGAGTCTTTTTGAATGATCGAGTCTAATGGGTTTTTGGAAGGGTCAAATATGGTCAAAGGTCGGTCAAGACTAGGGAATAGGGCAACAAAAACCTAACTCCTAACCCTAATCCCCCATTACTTCTTTTCACCTCTCTCACTCTTCTCCCTCTCTTCCTCTTGGCCGCCCCTCTCTCTCAATTTTGGCCAGCCGCCACCATCCACTGAGAACCACCGCCGGCCGCCTTAAACCACCACCACTTTTCaccttttcttcatcttcttatCATCTTTGAGTTTATGGTAAGATTTTCTTAGATCCAAGTATAAAATCGGTTCTTCCTCACGAAAATCACATTTTTCtgtcatatatacatatattcggccatgtatatgtatatatatgtatggatcTGAAAAGTGTttcaatatatagatatagatcggtttttattatgtatatatatattcaaatccGAATATTtgcacacaaatatatatattttcggttattataattatatgtaaacatatatatgcgAAATCATTCAAATCCGGATTATCTTGACAAAAATATATGCTTTTCagttatatataagtatatatatgtatagatcaGGAAAGTTATGATCCGAAATCTTTTAGACATCGAAGACCGGTTACCGAAATCTTCAAATCGAAACCCTTTTGGTCCGAAATCCTTTGACTCCGATATGTATAACTCAAAATCGTCCATATTCGAAAACTATGAGCCGAAATCCTTTAAATCCGAAATCATATACCCGAAATCTATCATCTTTGcatatttttattcttgttcttatacatatatattcgaaattaattaaatccgCGAGAAAAAGAGAtatttggttgattttgattagATCTAGCTTAAATCCGGGTCATAAAAGTGATTTGgattgttattgtttttgaatCTAGACttgtatttggtttttggttcgGTCAATTGCCGGTCAACGCCGATCAACCGTGGTCAAAGGGGGCAGATTTGTATTTCTGTCTATTTTGGATCTTATTTGGACTTTTAGAGTCAAAATTAAATTAGGGTTTGATTTAATTTGGACTTTGTAGTCAAAATTAATTGAGGATTTTGGAAatgtcaaaattagggttttctagtaaaaattgaatttttgtcaaagtcaaaattgggACTTTCTTggtcaaaatcagatttggatTTTTATCAATTAGAGTCATGTTATAATCCATTCAAAGTTGTcgaaatattaataatatggGCATATGACtaaatataactatatgtatgtatatatatataaacttggtAAAGACTATATAAGTTATACGACATTCcgaatttaatatatattttataatgacgttTCATACGAAGACTTGAAgggatataaataataaaacgtGACATCGGAGTTAATATGGACGTTAGacctaagtatatatatatacggattaattaaaatggacaatttatatatatataaggactaatttaataagaacatatgtatacatatatacataatacaaagATCAATGGACTCGAAAAGaccaaataaattatacattggtATAATAGTAATCGATGACATTGatattaaaatatgattttattaaaagaagtatttcttttggacaatttataagaacaaataagactattattaaatattatgacGTTGACGAGATATAATGACATTTCCTAatacactagtataggacatgggcttgtgcaattaagtaagtacttactgggtgacttgtggacaatgtaggacttttggacaaaTAGTGAGCTTATTTCAGGTGTATCTGACTGTTTGTGTTCTTGTTCAGTGATCTAGGGTACTTATACTTGTGcggctttcaggtgagtttcgtagcccctctttttacacgTTTTGtagtggaaagtatacttatgttttttttttaaatagtttgtcgatttctgtttatgttcaatattgagtctgtgcgtatagagttacttatgccatttgaagtgcttctgtcttgttgtatgtgtgtgattatgtgtttgttgttgtgctttatgacttgcttatttgacgtgctttttatgtgtattggagacttgagactttggactaaggcaggtatcGTAAGGCCAGAcattgagacattgagactttcaGACTTGTGACATTGAGACATTGAGGTCTTTGAGACTtgtgactttgagactttgactTGAGACTCGAGTACTTGACTTATATGGcataactctgctcattatatattgaacaaatacttatttttacttaaaagaatcgacaaacgACTTATTTCTtcgactagactttttgacaaaaCCTACAAACTTACCAAGCTTTGTGATGAcatgttttagtatactttttaggTACTCAGGCttatcagggataaagactacTATGCAAGGACTGGACTTCGAAGATTTAGACTCCATtgcttattgtcagactttaaggctacatgccttggactatACCGTTTATGGACTTATTGTATTAAGTTGTTCTAGCAtcattatgactttgaactcatgttttgggaatatattcattatattctatttcattta
The Erigeron canadensis isolate Cc75 chromosome 2, C_canadensis_v1, whole genome shotgun sequence DNA segment above includes these coding regions:
- the LOC122587791 gene encoding uncharacterized protein LOC122587791, with translation MEAGELRFLQLHELDELRLQAYDNSRLYKKRTKVWHDRKLRMKDFKVGDKVLLFLSKYKFKQPKLTSRWTGPFVIKHVYPTGYVELFRSNGTSFIVNGQRLKVYHEEEDVMGVVVGSMSDCRNEST